Genomic window (Palaemon carinicauda isolate YSFRI2023 chromosome 42, ASM3689809v2, whole genome shotgun sequence):
tccttatatcctttcctcactgagctattttataataataataataataataataataataataataataataataataataataataataataataataataataataataatataaaggaacTTATTCTTAGATATTGTATATTAAAATTAGAATGCCTATCAAAAAGTAACTCGAGGACAAAGCAATAAACTATTAGTATCCTTATCTTTTGTTGAATGATGTTGCTTCGAATAGTGTCCAGGATGGGGAATAAGAAAAGGAAATCTCTTGAGAAAACCGGGGTGAAGTTGGGAATAattattttaacttaattttcaaaagaaTCGGGATttactaaatcttttttttttttcattcatatttaccGACCACTAATTCGTTTCTTAGTGAGGACCCTTTATTACCTAGTTCCTTATAGCAATGGTTGGTCTATTTAGCTAAACAGTGAATTTTGTAAAGTTGATTTCATATGCTTCGGTACACATCACGGCAATCTAAGTAGCAGATAGGTGACAGATGTTTTGAAGGATATGGTAATCAGATGTTTCTCTAAGTGGATAAGTGCCAGAATTTTCCCCGAAGCGATAGTGCACATTATTTATGAAGCCAACTATACCAAGTGTTCTGTTGATTGTTGTGAATCAtaaataatgaagaagaaaaagagagtgaATAAAAGTAATTATGGGTGACCAATGCTTCATCAAAACATGAACCACAAAACATTTGAAGATGGAAAGGCCTTCCCCAAATCCTTCTAAGTCCATTCTATAATCTGTTTACCAACCATTGGTTAAATTTGTCATCCACCACTGCTGCTATGACTATTAGTGGTGTTATAGTTAATTCTGCTGGTCTTGTATCTATACTTATAATGCCAGTAATGCACTGGCTTGCACCTGAGTATATTGATATACAGTCGTCCCCATCGGCAAATAATTTCACCATCATTCCCACTGCTATTTTTAAACAAAGGGGCAGTTTCTTTGATGTCTCTTCAACTATTTCTATAGAAAGCATCCTCCTTCACCAAACCCTTCTTCTATAAACCCTTCACTCTATCAGTCTTCTAATCCTTTAACTCCCTCCAATTTTTCTACACCTAATAAGTTCCACCTAAGCCCCCTTTACTCTCACCCCTCACCCAACCTTAAAACATGTCCACACCACTTCAATATAAGACTTACTTTCCATAGTAGTGACACGTAAATAATTCAAGTTCCTGCCAAACATCCTATTCGGAAAACATGTTATTTAGTGTGAAGCAAATATGATGAGAAACTCTTTACTAGAGGGTTCCAGGGATCAAAGTAAGTACACTCATCAGCCAGCTACTGTTTGCAAGACCTCTATTAGATGTTGGTTACCTGGATTTCTGAACAAAGTTTACCCAGAACTTACACGTTCCTCTCAGCCATTTATCCGAGTTGAAGAGTTCCCAGAGAGGTGTTTCGCTGAATATTTCTTCAAGGTTACTGGTGACAATCCTGATATTGGAATACTGACTGAAAAGACTCTTCCTCACTTCGGTGACGTCATCTATGAATGGAGACACCAAGATAAACCAAACTGTCTTTTCCGGGTGTTGAGCTGCCCAGctggaaggaagaaaggaatgaaGCAAAGTTATGAACGTTTCACTCGCAtttgttattcatttgtttttttttttcaatttttatgaaaGTAAGGATGTAAATTGGGTTTCATGGAATTCCACTTACCTCTCTACAGAACACCAACTTCTGTATAAAGGATGTGGACTGCAAGTCGATTCTATCAAGAAGATGTTTTCAGATGAGACCTTAGGAGTCATTTCTCTTTCAAATAAAACAATAAGCATTCTGTTAATTATTAAATTCAAAAACAtacattgcatgtatatatatatatatatatatatatatatatatatatatatatatatatatatatatatatatatatatatatatatatatatacatatatatatatatatatatatatatatatatatatatatatatatatatatatatatatatatatatatatatatatatgcgtgtgtgcgcctgtgtttgtaaatatcaaccacaattgcatCCAGTATCGTATTCTACTTTTGAGAATGTATATCCAGTGGAAATTAATTCTTGATAAATGCTTCGGGCCGGACAgtaattcgaacctatgcctcttagccgaaaccataccAGCTGAGATGTAAGATTATAAGTCTagtgtacttattcctgtcgaattctggaatctgttctaagacttgaaatcaacccatctccaccctgATAGCTGGTGGAGATGGTGGAGATGGCTTGATTTCTAGTCTAAGTAGAGATGTCTGAATTCGATAAGAATATGTACAGTAcatttgtaataaacttatatctctcttgatcgCTCGAGCAGTCCTAGCTGGTATggattcggctaagaggcataggttcgaattattGTCCGGCCTGGAGCAGTTATCACAAAGGAAGTTCCACTGAATATACATTTCCAAAAGGATCAAATGCTATTTTGGttgatacttacattgattaatatatatatatatatatatatatatatatatatatatatatatatatatatatatatatatatatatatatatatatatatatatatacatatgattatatatatattatatatatatatatatatatatatatatatatatatatatatatatatatatatatatatatatatataattatgtatatacatatatatatatatatatatatatatatatatatatatatatatatatatatatatatatatatatatatgtgtgtgtgtgtgtgtgtgtgtgtgtgtgtgtatgtgtgtgtgcgtgtgcatgcgtgtgtttgaGTGTGAGTGTTTTACAGCCACAAAAGGAAAATCAAAAAGATACGATTAGTGTTCGccctttcgtcttattagtgacatctaCGGACTCACGGTGAGGATAAATATACGCAGTAATTGTttttcactgaatatatatatatatatatatatatatatatatatatatatatatatatatatatatatatatatatatatatatatatatatatatatatatatatatatataatgaattacggGGATTTAGCttttgaaacaaagaaaatgaatatataaatggaAGTAAAAGAAGCCCATGAGCCTCGCACCAAGTAATAATTACGGTTTGCCACTCCTCGTATTTCCCTACTACATCTGGTATTTTTGGATTGGATCTACAGTAGTAGTCTAGTAGTGATagtattttgtttctttaaaatcatACAAACCTAGAAGTATTTCATTACAGGAACAGCATGTgtattttggatctctctctctctctctctctctctctctctctctctcataggataaGTGCAGGCGGTCCTTACCCTTCCCCTGTCAACTGATCCCCtgacgaaccccccccccccccctatctcagCAACCGTTTACAATACTCTATATTGTGTGGTGATACGGTGATACGGTCCAGCCGGTGTTTATACTTGTTTGATTCCCGTAAATGTACGGGCATCTCACTTAACACTTTCTCACACAAATCCATCTTTTCCCGTAATGATTCGTCCATGGCACTTCTTCTCAGATTAGATAttcatatttcattcataaatcaGTTGACTCTGAGTGCATACGAGGAGTGGCAGCACCATGATCATTACTTGCTGATAAGCTTCTTATACTTccatttatatattcctttttttcaaacaaaacacactcccaaattcatatatatatatatatatatatatatatatatatatatatatatatatatatatatatatatatatatatatatatatatatattatctttctttttagGACCGGAGAGGATGCATCCCACCATCCACCCCCCTCCCTTGAGCAATAGTGGTCGAGGGGGCTATAAACAGAAAAACTCTGCTCAGAGTGAGTGAGGTGTGCAAGGaactcctgtgttcaactgtacatgaaACTATCATTTTCCGTTCGTTGACTGAACCTTCCTGCCTTTATTATATTATGTATTCCGCTTAAACGATTTGTCATCACGTTTTCAACCATTTACCACTGTTCAGATTTATTGTTCATATTCTTCATCCATAAAGGAAAACGGGTTCAACCAACCCTTTACATCTAAATGCCTAAAGAAGTTATTACCCTAACCTCCCCCTCACCACCACCATCTGCACAACATTCATGGATTATCTTACTTTAATTACACCTTCtctctactcttcttcttcttcttcttctttgtctacatcttttcccacttctatgtggggtcgatgtttctggtcagttttctccatctacctctgtcctacacctcatccatcaccagttaatccctttgatcgaaggtcatccttgatacagtccatccaccttcgctttggtctccctctccttttcgttccctgtacctccatttctacCACTCTTCTCccgatatactgttcatctcttctcatgacatgaccataccacctcagtctactttcttggatcttatctgatagttctctaactcctgtggtacccctaattacctcattccgtatcttatctcttcttgtcaccccacacatccttctcaatattctcatctctgctacatccagtttcttctcttctgtcttctttattgcccacgtctccgctctatACATCATTACCGGTCTCACAATAGTCCTgtttactttacctttcaacttaacccttatttcCCTGTCGCATAggactccacgcacttttttccaattcttccatcctgcttgtattctgtggtttatttctgcccccagatcaccaacctctgcaactgttgatcctaaatacttgaaattttcaactcttttcaatctctctccttgtatacTAAcgtccccattctcgccatttttcaatctcaaatactctgtctttttcctgctgatcttcaatcctctattttccatttctcttctccattcctccagttttttttttactacctctcgcctagtgctacacagtataacatcatcagcaaaaagcatacaccaaggagactgatctctaataccttgtgttactacatccttgaccagatcaaataggtaagggctcaatgcagacccctgatgtagtcccacatttactgggaaactttctgttaggcctatactgctcttaacatttgcttttgccctctcatacatatcttgagtgattcttacatatttctcagggactcccttttctctcatacatctccacagcttctgacgtggtactcgattgtATAGCTTCTCCGTCTCAATAAAGACCacatgtaatcctttctgtttcttccgatgtttttctatcgtctggaTCAaggcaaatattgcttctacagtccctctttcaggcatgaatccaaattgttcctcacccaTTGTTGTGTCATCTCTGAGTcttttctcaatgatcttctcccatattttcatagtatggctttatgcctctgtagttgccacatttctggatatctcccttccccttatagatgggaatgattaggcttcttctccattcctctggcatcttttcctgattgaagatcttctgcgtcaggtcccacaagatatctatgccttcctctccaagactacccatacctctactggtatattatccggtcctgcagctttactatttttcatcttctttacggcttgttcttcttctcttctagtcactcctatggtaaatGTCtcatttgggagtccatcttcaaataccgTTCTTGGGTtttcattcaatagtccttcagaataagtttcccaccttcttttaatttcattttcttctactagaactataccattgctatcttttatttaccttatctgtgtcaggtctttagatgcagcatctcgggccttagcaattcgtaatattttcttctctccttcggTGTTTCCATCTCTCTATAGACTTCATtcaatgtctctgcctttgcctttgctactgctcttcttgcatCTCTCTtagcttgtttatagttttctttatcctgctcttatactgatagatctgccttcttcttggcttctttcttggtttttacccgttcttgcacttCATTATTCcgccaccacgattctttatcatttaggggtcttcttcctgatgtctttccaagtacttcctcaccgatccttagaataagtttactattctcggtccaccattcttgtacatcctcatgtaactttactgcttccagcactctttccttaaacaagactctcagttcttcctctttcaatttccaccacttaatctttgggtccatccACGCctttttacttctacaattccttagtctgcaatcaattacaaCTGCTCTATTGATTGTTGTGAATCATAAACAATGAAGAAGAAAAGAgagtgaataaaaataattatggatGACCAATGCTTCATCAAAACATGAACCACAAAACATTTAAAGATGGAAAGGTCTTCCCCAAATCATTTTAAGTCCATTCTATAATCtgcttcagtttcttcttgagtcTTAATATCTGCAGTCTTTTGGACGTCCAGTGTGAGCATGTCTATACAATAAGTAATCTTCTCTATAATACAAATACTTAATTTCTCACTTGTTTTTGTAGTTTCCCTTTACTGTCCCCAATTCATAAAGTATCATCTGAAAACCTTTGACATGACACATATTGAGCATCAGTATCTACTCAAAGCTTGTTTCCGACTTGTTGCGTGATTATTCCTATTAAGAtggtaaactaataataataataataataataataataataataataataataataataataataataataataatataaatcatttcACTTTTTCTAAAACCCAATGGTGCAACTTGATACTCATTTCCACGAGCATTTTCCTTTTATCTTCTTAAAAAGTCCCTCAGTCTACCATGGTGTAGGTCCTTTTGCCCATTCAACCTTCTTTCTGAATTTAATTCCCAATAAAAAGCCTTTCTGTTCTTTTGATTTATTAATAATTCCCCGCCCTTATATtctgaatatttttaataatttccccGCCCCTATATTCTGAATATTTTCcttaatctttatttttcatttaatcaacACCATTTACACCAAAAGACAAAATTTCCATTACCTTTGCATCAAGGGGAGGTTCTGTAAAGTATCACTGCCTGTGGAATATGCACTGTCTCCAGCACAATATTGTTTCTTCCAAGGCACCAAAATCTCCACTGTCTTGCTGGGAGCGACGTctgaaatatttcaggaagattttttaaaatcatattgcTTAAATTCTCACTAAAAGGGTTAATTCAAATTAGCTTTCTCTCTTCTAAAGTTACGTTACTGTATGGCCAtctatgatattttattttccattcacTAAAGGAATGTTAGAATTTAGGACGTAGATGTTCCCAGTAAGAAAGGttttatttccttcaatttcaaAGGCTATTTTTTACTGACGGGGTTTCTCTCTTAGCATTTTCAAAAGACTATAATTCTTCAGTCTATACAACAAGGACTTTTAATTCTAATTCAGATTCCAAGTTGTTGTCAGGTATTAAGATATGAAACTTAGAACCTACGAGGAAATAAATGATTTACTTAAGTGACCAAACTACTTAGTTATCTATTAAAATCCTATAGGGTTTTACCattcttttatattgaaaattgTTTACTGATTCATAAATAGTTATTGATGAAGAACAATAATTTATAGTAGAATTAATGTTCTACGAAATAATTTTTGAAACTATTAATATTCTTAAGAGTTTTTGGCTTGTAAAATGATATTGTTGTGAAGTCGTCGGATGATTGCAATATATTCACTTTAAAATACAGATAATTTAAAGAAGTCATAAAGGGGTAAATCACGCAAAAAGCCTCTAAAAAAGAAATTTCCAGTTTGATTTTAGCGTCTGATAAGATTTGGTACAACATATTAGTGCTCTTGCTTGGTAGCAATGATGATCTCACCTCGAGTCATTCTGTAATCTAAAGAAATTGTCCATAAACTGATGATCAGACAAGTGACGAGAATGATAATAGCCAGAAGTTTAATACATGGTCTGCCAGTCATCGTCTCTCCTTCACTGTAAACAAAAGAAcagaattagaaatattaaaagcTGTTTGGCGAGGATTTTGAAGTTCTTGAAAAAAGAAGTTTCTGCTTTCATCTATACTTCCAAACATTGGCAACCGTGTTAATTGGTTCATAAGTTGTGCTTCAATATCTATATACTTACTGTACTTACTTCTTTTAAGGGATGTTTTCCAGGTCAATCAGTTTACCGTATAAATTCTTGGGTGTTCAATGTCACTAAGTATTCGtgttcattgtcaaatccacattattgaagcactaagaaaacaagtcttcagtttgttcttgaaagtcttaatatcagCAGTCTTTTGGACGTCCAGTGTGAGCTTATTATAAAGGTCTTcgggctgcatatttgaaagctctagaacctgcaTTAGACCTACATATCCAGGAAGGGAAACTGCTGAGTGTTTCGAAGTGGCCATCTTTCAAGATTATCATGATTATGGAGAATCTGTATCAAATGCCACTTTTTGAATTAACATCAGGGGTTTCTTCCAGAGAATCCGAAGCAATCTTCCATGCCCAAAATGTCAAACAAAGCTTGTGATTATTATCTTACCGTACCTTTTAATTAGCTTACAGTTTTCTTTTCAGGTTTCAGACTAAAGTTTTGAAGTCATTAGATTCAATACATACTCGAGATCCAAGACTATGTAGTGGAGACTTATGGCATCCCCAAATATATCAGTGCTATGTGAAAATGGGAAATCACCCTTGTCCCTACATGGAGAGTTTGTATTCATACAGAATGCATTGAAGATCCTatccaccaattctccaacaaagaagTTATTCAACTTCActgacatatttataaacaatcgTGAATCACCATTCCCAATAGGAGCAAATGGGTTATTACAATCTTCAAACATTAAAATGGACATTATTCAGCCACCTCTTTCCTCCACCCTGGagcttaaagaaaacaaaaatatgctcTCATCTTTATTATCTATCAAAGAAATATAGTCATACTCTTAGCCACTATAAACAACTTGCCTTGAAGCATATTCAGAGGAAAGGACCATATTATACTATCTATACTAATGGCTTTAAATTTTCAATGGGTGCTGGTTTTTCTGCAGTATTCTCAGACAAAATTAGTCAGGGCTCATAACCCAGTATAGCTTTCATATTTACCTCCAAACTATCAGCCATAATATCAGTATTTGAGATTATTAAATCTTTTAAACATCGAGCGAATCATAAGTTTGTgatttatactgattcaagaaatgCCCTAAAAGCCCAAAAGTGTTACACTCATAACAATCAATTGGTATTGAAAATTAAAAAGCT
Coding sequences:
- the LOC137633283 gene encoding lactosylceramide 4-alpha-galactosyltransferase-like isoform X2 gives rise to the protein MTGRPCIKLLAIIILVTCLIISLWTISLDYRMTRDVAPSKTVEILVPWKKQYCAGDSAYSTGSDTLQNLPLMQREMTPKVSSENIFLIESTCSPHPLYRSWCSVESWAAQHPEKTVWFILVSPFIDDVTEVRKSLFSQYSNIRIVTSNLEEIFSETPLWELFNSDKWLRGTSWAKINLSDMLRVALVWKWGGIYADTDSICIRSTLNLTDAVGMESDSRINNAILIGQPRHKVFRMLMEDIQKNFRLFNASYVLHFWNKFTMNTPVNAKGHSILNTAAKTLCPVTYNIATLNSNFF